GTTCTGGAGGTCGATTCGCACGGCACCCCCGGGCACATGCAATGGGCCCACCTTCTGCCGGCCAACGCCGACGCCAAACCCTACACCGTTTCCAAACGGCAACCGTGGGACCGGGTGGACATCGACTTCAACGCCCAGGCCGAAGCCCTGGAAGAGGAGTTGGCCCGGCGCCAGGAAGGCATCGCTTTACAAGCCCGGGAAAACACCACGCTTCTGGTCAGTGTCGGCACCAAGCCCAGGGCCCGTCTGGAGGCCGAACTCGACGAACTGGACGATTTGGCCCAGACCGCCGGTCTCCATGTGGCCGGACGACTGGTCCAACGAGTGGCCCGCCTGAATCCGAAATTCATCCTCGGTCGCGGCAAACTTGCCGAACTCGAAGTCAAAGCGCTCCAGGCCAACGCCGGAATCATCATCTTCGACGGAGAACTCAGCCCCAGCCAGATGCGCAACCTGGCCCAGGTCACCGAACGCAAGGTCCTGGACCGCACCCAACTCATCCTGGACATTTTCGCCCAGCACGCCACCAGCCGTGCCGGCAAACTCCAGGTGGAAATGGCCCAGCTCAAATACACCTTGCCGCGCTTGGTGGGACAAAACAGGGCCCTGAGTCGCCTGGCCGGCGGCATCGGGGGTCGGGGACCGGGGGAAACGAAACTCGAACTGGACCGGCGCAAAGTCCGCGAACGGATCACCCGCATCCGCAAGGAACTGGACAAGGTCCGCAAACACCGCGCTCACACCCGCTCCCGTCGCTCCGACGCCGGCGTGCCCATTGTCGCCCTGGTGGGCTACACCAACGCCGGCAAGTCCACCCTGCTCAACACCATCACCCACAGCCAGGTTGTGGCCGAGGACAAGCTCTTCGCCACCCTGGACCCCACCAGCCGCCGCATCCGCTTTCCCCAGGATCGCGAAGTGGTCCTCACAGATACGGTTGGATTTATCCGCGAGTTGCCCGAAGACCTGCGCGAAGCCTTCCTGGCCACCCTGGAAGAACTCGAAGAGGCCGATGTCCTGATCCAGGTCGCCGACGCCGGTCACCCGGAACTCGAAGAACAGGTCGCTGCCGTGGACGCCATTCTCCAGGACATGGGCCTCGAGGACATCCCCCGTCTGCTGGCGCTGAACAAATGGGACACCCTGGAACCTGAGGCCCGCCAGCGCGTCCTGAATATCTTTCCCCACGGCCTGCCGACCACCGCTCTGGACAAAGGCGGCCTCGAGGATCTGGTCCAAGCCATACTCAAACGGCTTCCGGCCTAGCTGGCCGTTGAAAACCTCCCAATGGCTGACAGTTGCAAAACGTTCAAACTTGGACCTACGGACAAGTACCCTGCGACCTTGAACGTTTTCGCGCCTCGTTCTTGGGATTTTTGAACGACCCGCATTATACAGGAAGCGTTCAACACTCAGCTTGCTGCCTGTTTCCCAGGCTGTGGCACCACACCGGCTCCACCCGTTCCCCTATTTTGCATGATGACGTCAAAAAAAGCCCGGTTGCGCACTATGCTGCGCAACCGGGCTCCATCCCTGTGGTCAAAACGCTCGAGTGAGGGGCGCCGGCGCTCCGGAAACCACCTTGTGCGTCACGGCGACCAGGTTCGGTTCAGCGCCAGGGGTTTTCCGCCCCTTTGGCCAAGCGTTCAATATTTTCCCGGTGCCGCCAATACACAAGCAACAGAACCACCAGGGCCAGAGGCACAAAACCCCACTGGCCGAAAACTGCCAGCAAAACAGGCAAAGCAGTCACCAGGGCCAGCGACCCGACGGAAACGAAACCTGTCCACCAGATGAGCAGCAGGCACAGGACCAAGCTCCAGAAAAGGGGCCAAAAGGAGAGGACCAGAAAAACCCCGATGGTCGTGGCCACACCCTTGCCGCCCTTGCCGTCCAGGAACACGGAAAACATGTGTCCGAGAAGCACAGCCGCACCGGTCAGGCTCAAAAACCAGGGAGATGTGCTCACGACCATGGCCAGAGCCACCGGCACTCCCCCTTTGCCGATATCAAGCAACAGCGTCCCCACCCCGTATTTGGTGCCGCAGGTCCTGGCGACATTGGTGGCCCCGGTATTGCGGCTGCCGTAATGCCGGGGGTCAATCCGGCATGCGGCCTGGCCGATCACCAAACCGAACGGGACACTGCCCAAAAGGTAGCACAGGGCCAGCCAGCCTATTGTAAACAGGAATTGTCCCATGTTTCCTCCCGCACTTCCATGAGTTCGATTGCGTTGTTCAAGGGGTCGATTTTGCCCACCCGGACCAGAAGACGCTCGCCGACAGAGGGGGGTTCATCGAAAAGATTGCGTTTGCCCCGCAAAAGGACCTGTTCCCGGGGTAGCGCCACCGTGATCAATTTGGGACCGGCCTCGACGACAATACCCGGCCACCACGCGTCCTGATTCTGGCGCAGGTACTCCAATTTCCAGTATCGTGGCCGAAACCGCTGGATCTGGGCCACATTGTCCTGTCGAGCGCTCAGATACGGCAACAGCTCTTCAAAGGCCGCCGCATCCAGACGCGCCTGGCCCGACTGCACAAAGGTCATGATCTGGGCCATATTGAGAAAATCGGTATAACGCCGCAAGGGGGAGGTGACCGGAACATAGGCATTGACCCCAAGACTCGCATGGGGCTGGGGCGCCAACGCGAGTTTGGACGGCCCCATTTGCCGCACGATCTGGTAGGCCTGGGCCGGATCGCTCCAGATCCCCGCGCTGCCGTTTCCCAGATTGATATCCTGCGTCCTGTGGACCAGGCTCACCCCCTGAGCGTTGGCCCACTGGGCCACAGCACGATTGGTCAGGATCATGAATTCGCTGACCACCAACTGGGCCTGCGGGGTCGGTTCCTTCATCTCCAGACGGACTCTGGTGGTCTGCCCCTCATCTTCGAGGACCAACTCGGGTTCCGGGCGCTCAATGATCACGGCGCCGTTGCGGATCCGCCGGTCGCGCAGGGTGGTCGCCAGATCCAGGGCCTCGGTGAGCATGGCCGGGGCCGTTCCCCCGGCCATAGCCTCTTCCACCGCCGCATAGGTCAGATTTTCCGCCACCCGCACCCAGCCCAGACGGGGAGAGACCTCCTGCAGGCTCCCACGCGCATCCAGGGCCATGTCCACCAGCAGGGCCGGCCGGGTCTGTCCCGCGCGCAGACTGTACAGCCCGGTGCCGAGCCGTTCGGGGAGCATGTGGCTCGCTCCTTCCGGGAGATACAGGCTTGTCGCCCGCTCAGCCACGGCCTGGTCCAGCGGGCTGCCGAAGTGCCATCCCCAGACCGGACAGGCCAGGGCGAGCGTCAAGCGGTACCCTTCGCCGTCGCGCTCAAGGAAAAAGGCGTCGTCGAGGTCTTCGGTCGAGGCCCCGTCTATGCTGACGAACCGCTCCGGTTCCGGATTGCCGGCGCCCTCCCCGACAACGTTTTCCAGACGTTCAATTTCCTGCGTATAGGCCTGGGACCAACCGTCGCCCCAACTGTACCCGGCCCGGTCCAGAAGGACGTTATAGTGCTCGGGAACAAGTCCCCAGGCCTGGGCCAGACGCAAGGGCAAATGGGGGTCGTCGGGCAGTCCTTTGCGCAGTTCCCGCCAGACATTGGCGGTTTCCCCATCTTCAGGATCGGCCATGCGCCGCTGAAGAAGCTGGCGCAACTGGTCGACCAATTCCGCCGACAATTCCGGCAGGACCGTTTCCTCGCCCCGGCGCTTGGCCCAGAGCGCCTTTAAAAAACCGTGGCCGTGGTCGATCAGTTCCTGTCGCCGCCGGGCCGCTTCCATCTCTGCCAGGCGAAGCTGGACCTTTTCCTCGGAATAAATCTCAAAATTGGGAGTGACGAACTTGAAGTGGGCTTTGCTTTCCAAAAGCGCCCGGCCCATGGCCGCGATCTGGTCGGCGTCAGGGTCGGCCCAGATGAGTTCAGCAAACCACCGGGCCGTGCCACGCTGGACATCGTCGCGTACCAAGTCCCACAGGGACTCGGGCTCCAGTTCTGCGGCCAATTGCACCCGGCGCTGCTGGTGCTGCTCCAGGCGCTCCAGGAATTCCTCCCGGGAGGCTGCGGCGGTGTAGCTCGGCCCGGACCAGGGCAGCACCCGGGCCGCAGGGAGTTTGCTTTCCCGTTTATTGATCGTTACCACACGCAGTCGATTGGGTTGGGCGTCGACCACCCAGGCCACAATCGGCTGGTTGCTCTGCATGAATTCAACAACCGTCCCCGAGGTGATCTGCTGAGTCTCATGTCGCATAGAAAAAACTCATCACCTCAAGGTTATGGGGCCTGAAAAAAGACAAAAGTGTCACTCTGCCGCCTTTGTCGTCTGGGGCGCCTCGGGCCCCTAGTGCTTAAAAGATCGTTGACCGGTGAAAACCATAGCCACCTGGGGCTCGGCCTCGTTGACGGCCTGGATCACTTCCACGTCGCGGATGGAGCCACCGGGCTGAGCGATGGCGCTGACCCCTTCGGCCAGGGCCACATCTACGCCGTCACGAAAGGGAAAGAATCCGTCGGAGACCATGACCGAGCCGGGCAGTCCGCCGTGCTCACGCCGGGTCTGAGCCTCGATGGCCTCGAGCTGTTGCGCGGCTTCCTGGTCTCCGGTCCGGGCTTGGCTCTTCAATTGGTACAACGATCCCCCGCTTTGGGCAAAGGCGAGTCCATCAGCGTACTTGGTGTAGGCTTTATGGATGGCCAGTTCAACGCAGCCGACCCGGTCCTGCTCCCCGGTGCCGATCGCGACTGTGGCCCCGTTGCGGGCGAAGATGACCGAATTGGACGTCACGCCGGCCTCCACGGCCCAGGCAAAGAGGAGATCTTCGGCCTCTTGAGCCGAAGGGGGGCGGGCCGTGACGATGAGCCCGTCTTTTTCGGCCCGGGCCGGCTCCCATTGCTCAGCGCTCGTGATCTGGTTGCGAAACGAGAACTGGACAACCATGCCCCCGTCAGTCAATGATTTGATATCCAGATACGGGCGCTGCAAGAGAAAATCGAGGTTGGCCAGACCGGGAACCTGTAAAATGCGCAGATTCTTGCGCCCTTGCAGAATGTCCACCGTCCCGGCCTCGTAGTCCGGGGCGGCCACGACTTCAAAATAGGACTGGCTCAAAAACGTAGCCGTTGCCTGGTCGATCGGGCGGTTGACGACCACAGTCCCGCCAAAGGCGGCAATGCGGTCGCAGGCGAAAGCGTTTTCCAGAGCCGTGGCCAGCCCTTGGTCGGACCAGGCCGCGCCGCAAGGGTTGTTGTGCTTCAGGATCACGGCCGCCGGCTTGGCCCCCAGATATTGGAGAATATTGATCCCGTTATCGACATCGGTCAGATTGATCTTGCCCGGATGCTTTCCGGATTGCAGTATATGCTCTTCGGTCAAGGCCGAGACCAGTCCCTGCCCCTGTTCGCGGAATGTGACGCCGCCGAGTTCGAGGCTGCCGGCTTCCAGGGCATACAATGCCGCTGGCTGGTCCGGATTCTCGCCATACCGCAGCCCTTTGGCCTCCCCCTCGATCGTCCAGGTGCGCTTGGCGAAAACCAGCTCCTGATCGCCGATAACGAGGCGCATAGTGTCTGGGAAAGGGTCCTGTTGGATCGTGTGATACTTTTTTTTCAAATCAGCCATAAGGCACCATCTCTTTGCGTTAGGGGACATGGTTACGCACAAAGCCGGTGAGTTGACCGGAAACCGTTTTTTGGACAAGGAAAGATTTCTAGCACAGGGCTTGCAGCGGGGCAATTTCAGACCCCCCGCCTCCCCTGAAGAGAGACAAGGAGACTATCGTGGAGAAAGCGCTCGAAAAACTGGCAAAACAACTTTGCGACTACGACGAGGCTTCGCTCATGGCCTTGTGGGAAAAATATCAGGCGATTGTCGAAGATTTTCAACCGACCCGGTCCTGGGAGGAAGCGGTGCTGATCCTGGGTATGATCCAAACGGTGCGCTGGAAAAACCAGCTGTTCAACCATTATTGGTCCCAGTCCCAGCCACCCGCGCCAGAGGTGGCCCCTGAAAAGCCGGAAAAGACGTCAACCGGGCCAGCCCCGGGGGACGAGCCCAAGCAACGGGGCAAGGTACTCACTTTCCGGACGCGAAAGGGAGACGAATCCGTGTAGGATGTAATAATACAAACGGATGCTTTGGACGTAGTCCACAGCCTCGAAGCCTCGGGCGTATCCGGCTTCGACTCGGGAGTGGTAGCGGCTGTAACTCAAAAGCGGAAAGACACTCTTGATGTCCCCCCAAAAGTGGGGATCCTTGCCGAGTTGTTCTGTCAGGCGCATAGCGTCGCGGGCGTGGTTGTAGCCCTGATTGTAGGCAGCCAGGGCCATGAACCACCGGTCCCATGCCTCCAGTCCCTGGCCCTCGAAACGCTCCCAGAGATATTTTACATACCGTGCCCCGCCGAGAATGCTCTGTTCGGGATCCAGCCGGTTGTCGATGCCGAGTTCTCGGGCCGTATTCCGGGTGATCTGCATCAGCCCCCGGACGCCTGTATGGCTTGTGGCCTGGGGATCGAAATGGGATTCCTGGTAGATCATGGCCACCAACCATAAAGGATCGAGGCCATTTTCCTCGGCGGCTTGGCGGATGGTCGGCAGGTACCGCTGGAGCCGGTTGCGCAAGACTTTGGACAGGTGGCGCAGTTCATAGTAATCCGGCTGCGCCGGGAAAAAGCCGGCATAGCGCTCCCGGAGCTGGGCCAAAACGGTGGCCTGCTCCGGGCGTTCCCAGAACGCGTTCAGCGCCTGACTGACTTCGGGCCGATCAGTCGCCCAATACCAGCGATAGCCGAGACTGGCCTGGTCAGGAAACGTGTAGGTCTGGCGCACTTCCGGGTAAAACGGGGCCCAGGCCTGGAAACGGTGTTTGTCCACCAAAGCAAAGCGGGCCTCTTCTGCCTCCATGAACTCCAGGAGGCTCTGCACCCCCCCGCCCCCACGGGTGACGACCTCCGGACGGCAGGGGATCTCCACTTCGGCATCGAAGACCAGCGAATTCAGGGCCGGAATGGCTGGGACGTTCAAAGGGACCTGGCACAGATCGTAGATGGATCGCAGGCCGAAACGCTGGGTATGGTGGACCAGCAGGCTGGGGGAGTCCAGATAGACCGGGCCGGCGGCCAGACCGTCGATTGGCCAGGAAATAGGCGGCACTCCGGGCGCGATAAGGAGGTCGCCGCTACCGTTGAGAAGTTTTTCCCTGGCCTCCTGCCAGGTGTCGGCCTCGTTCCAGCGAACGGCGAGGTCGCTTTCGCGGGCGAAAGAGTCCACCAGTTCCCGCTCGAAGCCCGGGCCGTAGGGGCTCAAACGGCCCGGCTCCCGGGACTGGTCCAAGGAAATGATCGTGACACCCGTTTGAAATTGAAATACCTGGCCTGTGCGGTGCAGATACCACAGGACAAGCCCGATCTGCACGAGCACCAAAACCGCAATCAGGGGTATTTCATAGGACAACGGGTGTTTTTTATTCTGCATAGACGGAATACAGGGGCCAATGGATTGACGAGCCCCGTTTTGTTCCTTTACTCACAAAGTGCTGGTGTACAGGCTTGAAGTTCTTCCTGAAGGAGTAGGAAATGTCAAATATTGTGGTCATGGGCGCCCAATGGGGCGATGAGGGGAAAGGAAAGATTGTTGACCTGCTGACGGAGAATGCCGATCTCATTGTCCGTTTCCAGGGGGGAAACAATGCCGGCCACACCCTTGTCGTGGGCGACCGGAAAGTTATTCTGCACCTCATTCCTTCCGGGGTTCTGCATGAAGACAAGACCTGTTGCATCGGCAACGGGGTTGTTCTCGATCCCCAGGTCCTGTGCGATGAGGTGGACGGCCTGCGTGGTCACGGTGTGCGGATTGGCCCCGAACGGCTCAAGGTCAGCCCCAAGACCCACCTCATCCTTCCCTATCACAAACGGCTGGACGCGGCCCGAGAAGCGGCCAAGACCGGCAAGGAAAAAATCGGCACGACAGGACGGGGCATTGGACCGGCCTATGAGGACAAGGCCTCCCGAGTCGGCATCCGGGCCTGCGATGTCCTGGATTTCGATCTCCTGCGAGAGAAGATCGAACTGGCCCTGAAAGAGAAGAACGCCTTGTTCGCTCACTGCTACGGCACGGAGCCCCTTGATCCGGACGAGGTTTTTGAGGAGATCCGCCCCTGGGCCGAACGTCTTCGGGACTACCTGGCTGACATTTCGGCCGAAATCGAGGCGGCCCGCGTCACCGGCAAGAACGTCCTCTTCGAGGGCGCCCAGGGCACCCATCTGGATATCGATCACGGCACCTATCCCTTTGTGACTTCCTCCAACACTGTCGCCTCCAATGCCGCGGCAGGCAGCGGTGTTGGCTTCGCCACCATCGACCGGGTCCTGGCCATCGTCAAGGCCTACACCACTCGGGTAGGCTCCGGCCCATTCCCGACAGAGATGGACAATGAAGCCGGCACCCACCTCCTGGAAAAAGGAGCTGAATACGGCTCCACTACAGGACGTAAACGCCGTTGCGGCTGGCTGGACATCCCGCTTTTGCGCGAGTCGGTCCGCCTGAACAGCCCCGCGGAAATCGCCCTGACCAA
The sequence above is drawn from the Desulfohalobium retbaense DSM 5692 genome and encodes:
- a CDS encoding transglycosylase SLT domain-containing protein, with product MQNKKHPLSYEIPLIAVLVLVQIGLVLWYLHRTGQVFQFQTGVTIISLDQSREPGRLSPYGPGFERELVDSFARESDLAVRWNEADTWQEAREKLLNGSGDLLIAPGVPPISWPIDGLAAGPVYLDSPSLLVHHTQRFGLRSIYDLCQVPLNVPAIPALNSLVFDAEVEIPCRPEVVTRGGGGVQSLLEFMEAEEARFALVDKHRFQAWAPFYPEVRQTYTFPDQASLGYRWYWATDRPEVSQALNAFWERPEQATVLAQLRERYAGFFPAQPDYYELRHLSKVLRNRLQRYLPTIRQAAEENGLDPLWLVAMIYQESHFDPQATSHTGVRGLMQITRNTARELGIDNRLDPEQSILGGARYVKYLWERFEGQGLEAWDRWFMALAAYNQGYNHARDAMRLTEQLGKDPHFWGDIKSVFPLLSYSRYHSRVEAGYARGFEAVDYVQSIRLYYYILHGFVSLSRPESEYLAPLLGLVPRGWPG
- the hflX gene encoding GTPase HflX produces the protein MSKGAAPIAAKVRGSTSGLKPSQLKKLQRLAQRRYPSQGGLSREQVREVAGLTHEVGRQLGLLIDRQGRLEMVVVGEPGRIVIPELGRQRQHSGRLRGLRLVHTHLGQEGLSEEDLMDMVFLRLDSITVLEVDSHGTPGHMQWAHLLPANADAKPYTVSKRQPWDRVDIDFNAQAEALEEELARRQEGIALQARENTTLLVSVGTKPRARLEAELDELDDLAQTAGLHVAGRLVQRVARLNPKFILGRGKLAELEVKALQANAGIIIFDGELSPSQMRNLAQVTERKVLDRTQLILDIFAQHATSRAGKLQVEMAQLKYTLPRLVGQNRALSRLAGGIGGRGPGETKLELDRRKVRERITRIRKELDKVRKHRAHTRSRRSDAGVPIVALVGYTNAGKSTLLNTITHSQVVAEDKLFATLDPTSRRIRFPQDREVVLTDTVGFIRELPEDLREAFLATLEELEEADVLIQVADAGHPELEEQVAAVDAILQDMGLEDIPRLLALNKWDTLEPEARQRVLNIFPHGLPTTALDKGGLEDLVQAILKRLPA
- the plsY gene encoding glycerol-3-phosphate 1-O-acyltransferase PlsY, with the translated sequence MGQFLFTIGWLALCYLLGSVPFGLVIGQAACRIDPRHYGSRNTGATNVARTCGTKYGVGTLLLDIGKGGVPVALAMVVSTSPWFLSLTGAAVLLGHMFSVFLDGKGGKGVATTIGVFLVLSFWPLFWSLVLCLLLIWWTGFVSVGSLALVTALPVLLAVFGQWGFVPLALVVLLLVYWRHRENIERLAKGAENPWR
- a CDS encoding adenylosuccinate synthase; amino-acid sequence: MSNIVVMGAQWGDEGKGKIVDLLTENADLIVRFQGGNNAGHTLVVGDRKVILHLIPSGVLHEDKTCCIGNGVVLDPQVLCDEVDGLRGHGVRIGPERLKVSPKTHLILPYHKRLDAAREAAKTGKEKIGTTGRGIGPAYEDKASRVGIRACDVLDFDLLREKIELALKEKNALFAHCYGTEPLDPDEVFEEIRPWAERLRDYLADISAEIEAARVTGKNVLFEGAQGTHLDIDHGTYPFVTSSNTVASNAAAGSGVGFATIDRVLAIVKAYTTRVGSGPFPTEMDNEAGTHLLEKGAEYGSTTGRKRRCGWLDIPLLRESVRLNSPAEIALTKLDVLSGLEEIKICVGYRFEGQEWPHPPQRENALAHVEPIYQTLPGWNLDVSQVTSWGDLPHAAQQYITAIEDLLSVRVGMVSVGPDRNQTLFL
- a CDS encoding IMP cyclohydrolase; translation: MADLKKKYHTIQQDPFPDTMRLVIGDQELVFAKRTWTIEGEAKGLRYGENPDQPAALYALEAGSLELGGVTFREQGQGLVSALTEEHILQSGKHPGKINLTDVDNGINILQYLGAKPAAVILKHNNPCGAAWSDQGLATALENAFACDRIAAFGGTVVVNRPIDQATATFLSQSYFEVVAAPDYEAGTVDILQGRKNLRILQVPGLANLDFLLQRPYLDIKSLTDGGMVVQFSFRNQITSAEQWEPARAEKDGLIVTARPPSAQEAEDLLFAWAVEAGVTSNSVIFARNGATVAIGTGEQDRVGCVELAIHKAYTKYADGLAFAQSGGSLYQLKSQARTGDQEAAQQLEAIEAQTRREHGGLPGSVMVSDGFFPFRDGVDVALAEGVSAIAQPGGSIRDVEVIQAVNEAEPQVAMVFTGQRSFKH
- a CDS encoding ribonuclease catalytic domain-containing protein, translated to MRHETQQITSGTVVEFMQSNQPIVAWVVDAQPNRLRVVTINKRESKLPAARVLPWSGPSYTAAASREEFLERLEQHQQRRVQLAAELEPESLWDLVRDDVQRGTARWFAELIWADPDADQIAAMGRALLESKAHFKFVTPNFEIYSEEKVQLRLAEMEAARRRQELIDHGHGFLKALWAKRRGEETVLPELSAELVDQLRQLLQRRMADPEDGETANVWRELRKGLPDDPHLPLRLAQAWGLVPEHYNVLLDRAGYSWGDGWSQAYTQEIERLENVVGEGAGNPEPERFVSIDGASTEDLDDAFFLERDGEGYRLTLALACPVWGWHFGSPLDQAVAERATSLYLPEGASHMLPERLGTGLYSLRAGQTRPALLVDMALDARGSLQEVSPRLGWVRVAENLTYAAVEEAMAGGTAPAMLTEALDLATTLRDRRIRNGAVIIERPEPELVLEDEGQTTRVRLEMKEPTPQAQLVVSEFMILTNRAVAQWANAQGVSLVHRTQDINLGNGSAGIWSDPAQAYQIVRQMGPSKLALAPQPHASLGVNAYVPVTSPLRRYTDFLNMAQIMTFVQSGQARLDAAAFEELLPYLSARQDNVAQIQRFRPRYWKLEYLRQNQDAWWPGIVVEAGPKLITVALPREQVLLRGKRNLFDEPPSVGERLLVRVGKIDPLNNAIELMEVREETWDNSCLQ